The following coding sequences lie in one Cannabis sativa cultivar Pink pepper isolate KNU-18-1 chromosome 5, ASM2916894v1, whole genome shotgun sequence genomic window:
- the LOC115717923 gene encoding uncharacterized protein LOC115717923: MYSVEPKIKVTTTDCLFCSSITSLYEKFVEKNNDISVLSLSHNVAQYIQGGKILCATPWRLVDHVVMPINVKLQDHWICGRLNIVDRRIYLYNSLRSGRYMTAAKEACKPFSVILPYYFSMLDFKGLRNEAKFSTMEPFPIVAVDGLPEQVTADCGVFVASFAEYFIDGKPIPSSGFDVEIHRDRLAVLFYQYGMKKQLENIESESEAPPSLPKK; this comes from the exons ATGTACTCAGTCGAGCCGAAAATCAAAGTCACCACAACTGATTGCCTGTTTTGTTCTAGCATAACAAGTTTGTATGAGAAGTTTGTTGAGAAAAACAACGATATATCGGTGTTGTCTCTTTCTCACAATGTGGCCCAGTACATCCAAGGTGGTAAGATATTATGTGCCACTCCTTGGCGTTTGGTTGATCATGTTGTTATGCCTATCAATGTCAAATTACAGGATCATTGGATTTGTGGTCGTCTAAACATAGTTGACAGGCGGATATATCTGTACAATTCATTGCGTTCTGGAAGGTATATGACAGCTGCAAAAGAGGCTTGCAAGcctttttctgttattttaccATATTACTTCTCTATGTTAGACTTCAAAGGCCTTCGCAACGAAGCTAAGTTTAGCACGATGGAACCGTTCCCTATTGTTGCTGTTGATGGTTTACCCGAGCAGGTCACAGC tGATTGTGGTGTTTTTGTAGCATCATTTGCTGAGTATTTCATTGATGGCAAACCCATCCCATCCTCTGGTTTTGATGTGGAAATTCACCGCGATCGTTTGGCTGTGTTATTTTATCAATATGGCATGAAGAAGCAACTTGAGAACATTGAAAGTGAATCCGAGGCCCCTCCCAGCCTTCCCAAGAAGTGA
- the LOC133038210 gene encoding uncharacterized protein LOC133038210: MIENNTTTLENNITTTESYTTGQQTEEGEQSETIEDENDKFDIIDYANLVAEEMVEKLENTSKKLDPEIDINNAKLITDKHHPEVEKGQAYKDKETLKNVLSYYAIKNNFQYKVWKSCSQEYSLKCVYESCNWSLRASSNGPTNTFIIRRFSNIHTCPINIRHEDQRQATSKLIGECIKPKFLNIKTKATPMDIKGELKYRYGIKMNYMKAWRSKEHAVNDLRGNASDSYSLIPSFLHMVEKTNPGSFVDLKTTEDNSLLFVFMALDASIKGWGACRPIVVVDGTFLKAAYGGTLLCAFTQDAAGHIFLLAFCVTDSENDQSWKWFFKKFKEAYGVREHQCLISDRNESLIKAAREIYPEITHSYCGYHILSNLKTSFKQHAAKYNLPFFGAVKAYTEKQFEFHMAELDGFDKRIRPYLKKVGYEKWSRIHSQKKRYSTMTSNISESLNAANLAARELPITTLLECLRALVQQWTHTNRTKAHNTFTKLSPTGEDILLKNYTYSLNLEVKATTDYLFEVTRMKESWEVDLEKRTCTCNRFQIDEMPCGHAVAVMREMNMDPYTYCSDYYTKKNWLATYSGTVYPIGHQSEWEVPEEVKNIIVLPPHERVKSGRPKTLRRKAGWEKDQHNKCRKCGELGHNKRTCSRRRRRE, encoded by the exons ATGAtcgaaaacaacacaacaacgcttgaaaacaacataacaacAACAGAATCATACACAACGGGACAGcaaacagaagaaggggaacagTCAGAAACAATAGAAGATGAGAACGACAAATTCGACATAATTGACTATGCAAATCTGGTTGCTGAAGAAATGGTAGAAAAACttgaaaacaccagtaaaaaacTGGATCCAGAAATCGACATCAACAATGCAAAGTTAATAACAGACAAGCATCACCCCGAAGTGGAAAAAGGACAggcatacaaagacaaagaaactcTAAAGAATGTCCTCAGCTACTACGCAATCAAAAACAACTTTCAGTACAAAGTGTGGAAGTCCTGCTCTCAAGAGTACAGTCTGAAATGTGTTTACGAAAGCTGCAATTGGTCACTACGAGCATCGAGCAATGGCCCAACAAACACATTCATAATCAGGAg GTTCTCAAATATCCACACATGCCCCATAAATATTAGGCATGAAGACCAAAGGCAAGCAACATCGAAACTGATAGGGGAATGCATAAAACCGAAGTTCTTGAACATAAAGACAAAGGCAACACCGATGGACATAAAAGGGGAGTTGAAATACAGATATGGCATCAAAATGAACTATATGAAAGCTTGGAGAAGTAAGGAACATGCAGTAAACGACTTGAGAGGTAATGCTAGTGACTCGTACAGCCTAATACCGAGTTTCTTACACATGGTGGAAAAAACAAACCCGGGATCATTTGTCGATCTGAAAACAACAGAAGACAATAGCTTGCTCTTTGTTTTCATGGCGTTGGATGCATCCATAAAAGGGTGGGGAGCATGCAGACCGATAGTTGTTGTCGACGGAACGTTCCTCAAAGCAGCTTATGGGGGAACTTTGTTGTGCGCATTCACACAAGATGCAGCAGGTCATATTTTTCTACTAGCGTTTTGTGTTACAGATTCTGAGAATGACCAATCTTGGAAATGgttcttcaaaaaatttaaagaagcgTATGGGGTCCGGGAACACCAATGCCTAATTTCAGACAGGAATGAAAGCCTCATCAAAGCAGCAAGAGAAATCTATCCAGAAATTACACACAGTTACTGCGGTTACCACATTTTGAGCAACCTTAAAACAAGCTTCAAACAACATGCTGCCAAATACAATCTGCCATTCTTTGGAGCAGTCAAAGCCTACACAGAAAAGCAATTCGAGTTCCACATGGCTGAATTGGATGGATTCGACAAACGCATAAGACCTTACCTAAAAAAAGTCGGTTATGAAAAGTGGTCAAGAATTCATAGCCAAAAAAAGAGGTATTCTACAATGACCTCAAACATATCAGAATCACTGAACGCTGCAAATTTGGCAGCAAGGGAGCTACCAATTACAACGCTGCTAGAATGCTTGAGAGCATTGGTGCAACAATGGACGCATACTAATAGGACAAAAGCACACAACACCTTCACTAAGCTATCACCAACTGGAGAAGACATACTGCTGAAAAATTACACATACTCATTGAATCTGGAG gTTAAAGCAACAACAGATTACTTGTTTGAGGTAACAAGAATGAAAGAATCGTGGGAAGTAGACCTAGAAAAAAGAACATGCACGTGCAACAGGTTCCAAATAGATGAAATGCCATGCGGGCACGCTGTGGCCGTGATGAGGGAGATGAACATGGACCCGTACACCTACTGTTCAGAttactacacaaaaaaaaattggctgGCAACTTATTCAGGGACAGTTTACCCAATAGGACACCAAAGTGAGTGGGAGGTACCGGAAGAAGTGAAGAATATTATAGTCTTGCCTCCGCATGAAAGAGTAAAATCAGGAAGACCAAAAACATTAAGAAGGAAGGCTGGATGGGAAAAGGATCAACACAACAAGTGCAGAAAATGTGGTGAACTGGggcataacaaaagaacatgcAGCAGAAGACGTAGAAgggaataa